The following are from one region of the Chanos chanos chromosome 10, fChaCha1.1, whole genome shotgun sequence genome:
- the ihha gene encoding indian hedgehog signaling molecule a: MQLSVALGFLVGCVLIFAPVNEGCGPGRGYGKRRPPKKLTPLAYKQFSPNVAEKTLGASGRPEGKITRNSDRFKELTPNYNPDIIFKDEENTGADRLMTQRCKDKLNSLAISVMNMWSGVKLRVTEGWDEDGHHSEDSLHYEGRAVDITTSDRDRNKYGMLARLAVEAGFDWVYYESKAHVHCSVKSEHSVAAKTGGCFPGGALVTLEDGSRKALRDIQLGNKVLASSESDGSGELIYSEVIAFLDRDPVTLKQFYSIGTEEGSVLTLTAAHLVFVTEGNCSGGVEGGRVRTVFASEVQPGQCVVSGKEPGREGRLSRVSWVQIQEDRGVFAPLTLHGTVVVNDVLTSCYAVVDQHSLAHWAFAPLRLLYRWTGPDSDRADGLHWYSSLLYWIGTLILDPTHFHPWGMMGNDR, encoded by the exons ATGCAGCTCTCCGTGGCTTTGGGGTTTCTGGTAGGCTGCGTCCTGATTTTCGCACCTGTTAACGAGGGCTGTGGACCGGGGAGGGGATATGGCAAAAGGCGGCCGCCAAAGAAACTGACACCACTCGCTTACAAGCAGTTTAGCCCAAATGTAGCCGAGAAAACTTTGGGAGCCAGCGGGAGACCAGAGGGCAAAATAACCAGGAATTCTGATCGATTTAAAGAACTGACACCGAACTACAACCCCGACATAATCTTCAAGGATGAGGAGAACACAGGTGCTGATCGACTCATGACACAG CGCTGCAAGGACAAGCTGAACTCTCTGGCCATCTCGGTGATGAACATGTGGTCGGGGGTGAAGCTGCGCGTGACGGAGGGTTGGGACGAAGACGGGCACCACTCAGAGGACTCTCTGCACTATGAGGGGAGAGCGGTCGACATCACCACGTCCGACCGCGACCGTAACAAGTACGGCATGCTGGCCCGCCTGGCTGTGGAGGCCGGATTTGACTGGGTCTACTATGAGTCCAAGGCCCACGTCCACTGCAGTGTGAAGTCAG agcactCTGTTGCAGCAAAGACAGGCGGTTGCTTTCCTGGTGGAGCTCTGGTCACTCTGGAGGATGGGAGCAGGAAGGCCCTGCGAGACATCCAGCTGGGCAACAAAGTTCTGGCCTCTTCGGAGAGCGACGGAAGCGGCGAGCTCATCTACAGTGAGGTCATCGCCTTTCTGGACCGAGACCCCGTCACCCTGAAACAGTTTTACTCCATAGGAACAGAAGAGGGGTCGGTCCTTACCCTCACAGCCGCCCACCTTGTGTTTGTGACGGAGGGGAACTGCTCAGGGGGAGTGGAGGGTGGCAGGGTGAGGACAGTATTCGCCAGCGAGGTGCAACCGGGCCAGTGTGTGGTATCAGGGAAGGAACCGGGCCGAGAGGGGCGCCTGTCTCGTGTCTCCTGGGTCCAGATCCAGGAGGACAGGGGAGTTTTTGCCCCGCTGACCCTTCACGGCACCGTTGTGGTCAACGACGTTCTCACGTCCTGCTACGCGGTAGTGGATCAGCACTCCCTGGCCCACTGGGCCTTTGCCCCGCTCCGACTTTTGTACCGCTGGACTGGGCCCGACTCGGACCGCGCGGACGGACTACACTGGTACTCTTCGCTGCTGTACTGGATCGGAACACTTATACTGGACCCGACACACTTTCATCCCTGGGGCATGATGGGTAATGACAGATGA
- the bin1a gene encoding myc box-dependent-interacting protein 1 produces the protein MAELGKGVTAGKLASNVQKKLTRAQEKVLQKLGKADETKDLAFEEGVINFNKQLAEGTKLQKDLRAYLAAVKAMAESSKRLQDCLVDMYEPEWYGKDEVDSVTEDSDLLWTDFHQKLVDHALISMDTYLGQFPDIKARIAKRDRKLVDFDSARHTFASIQKSKKKVGPASLLERATPGWAQGILSAHNVAQTNLSRSQAEEELERAQKVFEEINVDLQEELPSLWNSRVGFYVNTFQSVSGLEEKFHREMGKLNQNLYDVLVKLEGQDMSSDSQERANHTLSPGGPPAIPKSPSKLKPAVPPPPKVTPSKDLKQENIINLFDEAAATPGISVTSPTQYDAPATANLLDMDIDSLPVSSPAGSATTPAAQAATWDSWEPEETPAPEEPQQWDDDGSQSAQTGWDDDPIKSAQRGWGDDGTQQSWGDDDGGAQTAEPANESPEPVEMPPGFLYKVMAMHDYTANDSDELEMKAGDVVLVMTYDNPEEQDEGWLMGIKQADWVQSKELGTKGVFPENFTQKM, from the exons ATGGCTGAGTTAGGGAAAGGGGTCACTGCGGGGAAACTCGCAAGCAATGTGCAGAAAAAATTAACCAGGGCGCAGGAAAAG GTTTTGCAGAAGCTTGGTAAAGCAGATGAGACAAAGGATCTTGCGTTTGAGGAAGGAGTGATCAATTTCAACAAACAGCTG GCAGAGGGCACTAAACTGCAGAAGGATCTGCGCGCGTATCTGGCTGCCGTGAAAG CGATGGCTGAGTCCTCCAAACGCTTGCAGGATTGCCTGGTTGACATGTATGAGCCGGAGTGGTACGGCAAGGATGAAGTCGACTCCGTTACAGAG gaCAGTGATCTTCTGTGGACTGACTTCCATCAGAAATTAGTGGATCATGCTTTAATATCCATGGACACATACCTGGGGCAGTTTCCTGATATTAAG GCCCGTATTGCGAAGCGAGATCGGAAGCTGGTGGACTTCGACAGTGCTAGACACACCTTTGCATCCATACAAAAAAGCAAGAAGAAGGTGGGG CCAGCGTCGCTGTTGGAGAGAGCCACTCCGGGATGGGCTCAGGGGATTTTGTCTGCACATAATGTCGCCCAGACAAACCTCTCTAGAAGTCAG gCAGAGGAGGAACTGGAGAGAGCCCAGAAGGTCTTTGAAGAGATAAATGTTGACCTTCAGGAGGAGCTGCCCTCACTGTGGAACAG TCGTGTTGGTTTCTATGTCAACACGTTCCAGAGTGTGTCAGGTCTGGAGGAGAAATTTCACAGAGAGATGGGCAAG CTGAATCAAAACCTGTACGATGTTCTGGTTAAACTGGAGGGACAAGATATGTCCAG TGACTCACAGGAGAGAGCCAATCACACCCTCAGTCCTGGGGGACCTCCAGCAATCCCCAAATCCCCATCTAAG ttaaAACCAGCCGTTCCTCCTCCACCCAAGGTCACTCCATCCAAAGACCTGAAGCAGGAAAATATCATTAACCTGTTTGATGAAGCTGCTGCTACACCGGGCATAAGTGTCACCTCTCCAACACAG TACGATGCTCCAGCTACTGCAAACCTCTTAGACATGGACATAGACTCCCTGCCAGTGTCCAGTCCAGCTGGCTCAGCCACCACCCCTGCCGCCCAG GCAGCCACCTGGGACTCGTGGGAG CCAGAGGAAACTCCTGCACCAGAGGAGCCCCAGCAGTGGGATGACGATGGTAGCCAATCGGCTCAAACCGGCTGGGACGATGATCCTATCAAGAGTGCCCAAAGAGGCTGGGGCGACGATGGTACCCAGCAGAGCTGGGGCGATGATGATGGTGGGGCACAG ACAGCTGAGCCGGCCAATGAGAGTCCAGAGCCAGTGGAGATGCCCCCAGGCTTCCTTTACAAA GTGATGGCAATGCATGATTATACTGCAAACGATTCAGACGAGCTGGAGATGAAAGCCGGAGACGTCGTGCTAGTTATGACCTACGATAACCCTGAGGAGCAG GACGAAGGCTGGCTGATGGGGATAAAGCAGGCGGACTGGGTCCAGAGCAAGGAGCTGGGAACCAAAGGAGTGTTTCCCGAGAATTTCACTCAGAAGATGTGA
- the slc23a3 gene encoding solute carrier family 23 member 3, which yields MFACGQSNPEDPGEAVTSPGFRVNRSPPCLMVLALAFQHVLVQSSMQVLVVGGVLQEREEMEKVLTPVFFYSGLSTLLQSCLGTRLPLIQAPSVEFMIPAMALLFVRTENNVTCRGHCEETRESVIRGYPLRELQGMVVVAGLVQLAVGLTGIGGAVQRGFGPMVIAPVLCMLGFSVYREAAILCSYHWGFAMLTVVLLVFFSQHLRSCVIPACLRLPVYPVCRMLSVLLSVSLVWGLCASLEHWGHIYFYPLYELHPGMKVSNTTPTLVLNDTNVIAPSAWFSFPLSGSGLPLLSGPAIAAGVAAALSVSISSQCVYMLTARLLDSPPPPAAATNRGLCAEGLGSVLAGLMGAPVGVCSSVANACSLGLSQCGSRSTVQVAGALLLIVGVSPKLAHLLTCIPLAIHGAVLSVTYTVAVGTGITYFQYTHMDSGRNIFNIGFTVFMALVLPRWCRLQAGLISTGVPSIDVILQSFMTLPIFLVGLLAFVLDHTVSGSLMERGLDRNENTKEVWSLANRQQGQSHTLEAVYEPPYLVKKFLNLPGLRVIPFCACRKPEGQEVVATPQEISSLLSV from the exons ATGTTTGCGTGTGGTCAGTCTAATCCCGAGGACCCCGGGGAGGCCGTGACGTCTCCCGGTTTCAGGGTCAACAGGAGTCCTCCCTGCTTGATGGTTTTGGCTCTGGCTTTCCAG CACGTGCTGGTGCAGTCTTCGATGCAGGTCTTGGTGGTAGGTGGTGtgttacaggagagagaggagatggagaaagtaTTGACGcctgttttcttttactctggGTTATCCACACTCCTGCAGAGCTGCCTGGGCACACG TTTACCCTTGATTCAGGCCCCTTCTGTGGAGTTTATGATCCCTGCAATGGCTCTACTCTTTGTCCGAACAG AGAATAACGTGACCTGCAGGGGGCACTGTGAGGAAACCCGGGAATCTGTGATCCGCGGCTACCCATTGAGAGAG CTACAGGGCATGGTGGTAGTTGCAGGCCTGGTGCAGTTGGCTGTGGGCCTGACAGGCATAGGTGGTGCTGTGCAGAGAGGTTTTGGGCCTATGGTGATTGCTCCTGTGCTCTGTATGCTGGGGTTCTCCGTCTACAGAGAAGCAGCCATCCTCTGCTCCTACCACTGGGGCTTTGCTATGct GACTGTGGTTCTCTTGGTATTCTTCTCTCAGCATCTGCGTTCCTGTGTTATCCCAGCGTGCCTGAGGCTCCCAGTGTACCCAGTCTGCAGGATGCTCTCT gtTTTGCTGTCTGTGTCGCTTGTGTGGGGTTTGTGCGCTAGCCTGGAGCACTGGGGTCACATTTATTTTTACCCACTCTATGAGCTGCATCCTGGGATGAAAGTTTCTAACACCACCCCTACACTTGTCTTGAACGACACAAATGTTATCGCTCCATCTGCATGGTTCAGCTTCCCTCTCTCAg GTTCAGGGCTCCCCCTGCTGTCTGGTCCAGCTATTGCAGCCGGCGTggctgctgctctctctgtctcaatcaGCTcccagtgtgtatatatgctgACTGCTCGACTTCTGGACTCACCACCACCCCCTGCTGCTGCCACTAACCGGGGGCTTTGTGCTGAGGGCCTGGGCAGTGTCCTAGCTGGCCTGATGGGGGCACCAGTGGGAGTCTGTAGCAGTGTAGCTAATGCCTGCTCTTTAGGACTCAGTCAG TGTGGCTCTCGAAGCACCGTGCAGGTGGCTGGTGCTCTGTTATTGATTGTGGGTGTGTCCCCAAAACTGGCTCATCTCCTGACCTGCATCCCTCTGGCTATTCACG GTGCTGTGCTCAGTGTGACTTATACCGTTGCCGTGGGAACGGGCATCACTTAtttccagtacacacacatggatTCAGGACggaacatttttaacattggCTTCACTGTGTTTATGGCTCTAGTGCTGCCTCGCTGGTGCAGGTTGCAGGCTGGTTTAATCTCCACTG GTGTACCCAGCATTGATGTCATTCTCCAGTCTTTCATGACTTTGCCCATTTTCTTGGTGGGCCTGCTGGCGTTTGTTCTCGATCACACAGTCTCAG GGTCTCTCATGGAGAGGGGTCTGGACAGAAACGAAAACACAAAGGAGGTATGGTCACTGGCTAACAGGCAGCAGGGGCAGAGTCATACGCTGGAGGCGGTTTATGAACCCCCGTACCTCGTTAAGAAGTTCCTTAACTTGCCTGGGCTCCGAGTCATCCCTTTCTGCGCTTGTAGGAAACCAGAGGGACAGGAAGTGGTAGCTACACCACAGGAAATATCCAGTTTACTGTCTGTGTAG